The Methanobacterium sp. Maddingley MBC34 genome contains the following window.
ATGACTGCTTTTTTCACTTCTTCTCCCAGGAATGCTTCTGCATCTTTTTTAATCTTTTGCAGGATGAATGCGGAGATTTCCTGTGGAGTGTACTGTTTTCCTGATATGTCAACCTTGTAACTGGTACCCATTTGCCTTTTTATGGATGTGATGGTTTTTTCAGGGTTGGTTACTGCCTGTCTTCTGGCAGGTTCTCCCACCAGGCGCTGACCATCATCAGTGAAAGCCACGTAGCTGGGGAATGATTTACCGTACTGGGTAGCTCCCTCTGCACTGGGGATGATGGTTGGTTTACCACCAACCAGCACTGCAGCTGCAGAGTTACTGGTTCCCAGGTCAATTCCTATAATTTTTTCTGTTTTAGCCATACAAATTCACCTCTTATTTTTCATTAGTTTTTTCATCAGTTTTCTTACAAACTTTAACTTTAGAATATTTTATAACCTTAGAATTTAATTTATAACCTTTACAAAGCTCCGCAATGATTTCTCCATTCTTAAAATCGTCATGGGCTTCAGCCATGAGTGCTTCATGCTGGTATGGGTCGAATTTTTCTCCCTGTGCAGGGATTTCTTCTAGACCTTCTCCTTCCAGGATCTTTTTCAGGTTCTGGTAGATCATTTCCACTCCGTCATGTAGATCATTGGATTCACCTGATTTAAGGGCTCTTTCCAAGTCTTCATAGGAGTCCAGTACTTTAAGAATGAGTTTTTCATTGGCATAATGAATTTGATCACTTAATTCTTTCTCTGTTCGTTTTTTGAAGTTTTCAAAATCTGCTTGAAGTCTTAACACCTGTTCTTGGTATTGTGCTATTTTCTCATCTTTACTGGTGATTTCCTCTTCCTTCTCCTTTATTTCATCATTTTTTTTCTGGATTTCTGACTCTAATTCCTTCAGATCATCCTTCATCTGGGCAACGTCTTTTTTATCAGTCATTTATTCACCTTTATTGGGGATGGGAAGATTTGAGTAACTTTACCATTATAGTTACAATTTGTTATATAAATCTTTCTCTACGTCATGGTTATAGTTACCAAAAGTTATATAAAACTATAGTAACCAAAGGTTATATAAACCTTTCTGAAAATAAGCATTATAGTAACCATATGTTATAAAAAGTCATACAAATAAATTCTTCAATTTTCAGACTGGTTATCATTTCATATTAAGATTCAAAATTCAGATAAAAATTAAAATAATTGAATCATGGAATTGGAAAATGACTGAACTTAAACTGAGATTGATTTAGATAATTAAATAAATACGTAAAATCAACAACATTACTAATATATATGGAAAAGTGGATGAAAAATGGATTTAGAGTTATTACTGGATGTCATGGGCTGTAAAACCCGCAGAGACATACTTGACCTTTTACGGGATGAGCCCCGTTTTGTAAGTCAGATATCCCGAGAACTGGAAATTGGCCAGAAAGCCATAATCGAACACCTGCGTGCCATGGAAGAAGCAGGCCTTTTAAGCTCAAATTTCCAGAAAATAGAGCGAGGAAGGCCTAGAAAATATTATGACATATCCAATGATGTGGAATTTCAGATATTCATCAGCCATGGTACTATACGTGTGAAATCACCCGGCCATGAATTTCAGGAACTGCAAATATTAGAAGAAAGAGCCAGGATGGGGGAAGATGTGTCATCTGAACTGGAAAATCTCATCCAGAACTATGATGAGGCCAAAAAACTTGCAGAAATCCTCTTAAGGCAGGTGGATGAAAGAAAAAGGGCGGTAAAAATACGATCTCTGAACCTGCCGGTTATGTTTGGTGGTGAAGAGTCCCAGGATGAAAAACCGTAAATTTATTGTTTATTCTTCTTTTAACATCCTTTTTTATTATTTTTATTATGCATTAATTTATGAATTAAAATTTTTTCCCGCATTTTAAAGCAGCTACTGCTGCCTGTCCCATTGAAACAGAACCATCCCCTGCGCAACTGTTTTTATGCTGAATGAACGTGTAACCTGCATCTTCTACTACTTCTTTAATGGTCATACTGATAGCTTCATTGTAGAACACTCCTCCTGAACCTCCAATGATATCAACACCTTTTTTATATGCTGATTTCTTGGCCAGTTCAGCCAGACCCTGGGATACAGCGCGCTGTGCCGAGCATGCCAAGTCTTTAACTGGTTCTCCTTGAAGTTTCCTTTTTAAAACTGATAAAAGAAGGTGAGAAGTATCCAGAACATCCCTATCCTCATGGTGTAATATTTTAACCGGTATATCGGAAATATCTTCACCATGATAAGCGGTAGATTCCAGTTTCATGGCACATTCTCCCTCATAAGTCCTTTCTCCACTGATGTGAAGACAGGCAGAAAGGGCGTCCAGTACTCTCCCGGTACTGGTAGTTTCAGTTAGGTTAAATTTTTTCTGAAGCTGGCTGGCCACTATATCCACCTCTTTTGTTCCGTGGGGGAAGTAATCAAGGTAGTGGGTTTTCATAAGATCCACAATTTCTTCTTCATTGTAATATGGATAAAGCATGGCCATCATCATCCGGGCAGGGTAACGGGTGGTTAAATCTCCCCCTGGCATTTTTTGGGGCATTAAACTTGCCATCCTTTCATATTCTGATCCGTTAAAGTAGAGTATCTCCCCTCCCCAGGCACCCCCATCCGCACCGTAACCCACACCATCGGCAGCAATGCAAATGAACTCATTCACGCCCCAATCCATTGATAGGGCCGCAGCATGGGCATGATGGTGCTGCACTTTTAAAACAGGACATTTGAACCTTTCACCCAGTTCCTGGGCCAGTTTAGTGGTGAAAAACTGTGGATGCAGGTCACAGGCCACCATATCAATATTCTGAGTCCTGGTAATCCTCATCATATGATCAATGGCCTTCTGGAGATAGAGAAAAGTCTCGTACTTGGTGGTATCTCCAATATGCTGGGATACATAACACTTTCCTTCCTTTAGCAGGGAAAAAGTCACATCAATCTCCGGCCCCAGGGCCAGAACATTCAAATCAGTGCTGATACTGGAAAAATCGTATGGTTCGGGAACATAACCCCTGGAACGTCTGATAAATGCCATGTCTCCACCACGGAACCGAACCACACTATCATCACATCGGTTAATAATCTCACGATTGTGCAGGAGGTAATAATCAGCCACACCCTCCAGCTTACTGATTATTTCCTGATTCTGGGTGAGCATGGGTTCACCCGGCATGTTGGCCGAGGTCATGATGTAAGCCGGCGCATCAGTGTAGGTGAAAAGCAAATGATGCAGGGCAGAATAGGGGAGCATCACCCCCAGGTTATGCAGATCAGGTGCAACATGAGAGGATAAATAATAATCGTTATTCTTTTTAAGGACAACAATGGGTCTGTTTCGAGATAATAATGTTTCTTCCTCGTAATCAGCCACTTCAGCGAAGCTACAGATTGTAGGAATATCAGAGGACATACAGGCAAAGGGCTGGTTCATTCTACCTAACCTTTTACGCAGCTTGATAACTGGAAGATCATCAACGGTACTGGCCACCAGATGGGTGCCTCCAATACCCTTAATTGCAAGTACATTACCTTCATCCAGCATACGGGCTGCTTCTTTAATTGGATTATCCGATTCAACTCTCCTTTCACGGTAAAGGAAAACTTCAGGTCCGCATACTGGACAGCAAGTGGCTTCAGCATGGTAGCGCCTGTCTTCAGGATCCTGATATTCATCTAAACAATCCGGACATAAGGGGAATTTTTCCATGGATGTCCGGTCCCGATCATAAGGAATGGCATTGATAACTGTGAAACGAGGTCCACAATCCGTGCAGGCAGTGAAAGGATAAAGGTAACGCCGATCACCTGTTTGCATAACTTCTTTCATGCAACGGTCGCAGGTGGCGACATCTGGTGGTATAACTGAAGATCCGGAAAAATCAGAGGAACTTTCCAGTATCTGAAAAGCAGTAAACTCTGAAGAAGTACTCTTACTTAACCATTCTATTTTTACAGAATCAATTTTGGATATGGGTGGTTTTTTAACCTTTAAATCCTTTGAAAATGCGATAATATCTTTTTCATCACCTTCAACCACTATTTCAACCACATTACCCAGGTTTCGCACGTATCCATTAATCCCCTGAGCCTTGGCTATTCTGTAAACATTGGGACGGAAACCGACTCCCTGTACAATCCCCTGGACAAGTATACGTGCCTTTTTCATTCAATACCTCATAATAAATATTTTTTAATTATTAGGACTTCATTTATCTAAACATTATTGATCTGGAGTTATAAAGTTCAGTTTATAGAATTCTTTTTAATACTCCAGCTTTATATATAAGTTTGATCAGGCAGTGATAGTATGAAGAAAATACTCCAGGAATTAATCAATGGTAAATTATCAGTGGAAGAAGCTGAAAAAATGCTTAAAACCATGCAAATCGTTGAATTGGAGGATTTTGCAAAGATAGATGCTGGTCGTGGCCTTCGAACCGGTTTTCCAGAGGCTATTTTTGCAGAGGGTAAAGATGATCAGGATTTGATTAAGATCATCCAGGGCTGTGCAAAGCATGGCCGGGTTATGGTAACCCGACTGGAAGAGGATAGATACCATAATATCAAAGATGAACTCAATTTTATTCAAAATAAATCTCTTAAAGTAGAGTACAATCAAAAAGCAAGAATTTTACTCATTAAAGATGGGGAGATAGAAAAGCAGGGGAAAATTGGTGTCATCACTGCGGGCACTTCTGATATTCCCGTTGCAGAAGAAGCACGTGTCGTTGCAGAAGAGGCAGGATGCGAAGTATTAACCTCCTATGATGTGGGTGTTGCCGGAATTCATAGATTATTTCCAAAAATCAGATGGATGCTGGAATCGGATGTTAAGGCCATCATAGTGGTTGCGGGTATGGAAGGAGCACTACCATCAGTGGTTGCAGGGCTTGTTGATGTTCCGGTAATTGGAGTGCCCACATCGGTGGGATACGGTGTGGGAGAAGGAGGTTTCGCAGCACTCAATGCCATGTTACAATCCTGTGCCCCTGGAATAGCAGTAGTAAACATTGATAATGGGTTCGGAGCAGCGGTATTTGCAGCTATTGTGGTGAAACAAACAATCAACGATTGAAATCAGTTAATTAGGATATTATTCAGTTAATTAACTTTATTCAGCTAATTGGTATATTCATTCAGCTAATTTGCATTAACTCCTGGTGTTGCCTTCAGAATCATCTGATTAAAATTGTATTGATCAGGGTGAGGGTAACAAAGACCAGGGCATACCATTTTTCGTTTTGAAGATTTAAATAATCTTTATCTAATAACCATTGCAATAAACTGCCCAGAATCACCATTAAGATAATTGCAAATCCAATTCCAAATAAAACATCTGAAAGATAATGCACTCCTACGATAACCCTGCTGAAAGCAAGAGTTATGGCATAAATCAGAAGAATTAACGCTAGAATTATTTTTTTCCAGTTTCTCTTAAATGTCGTATCATTGGTCAGAAAACAGATTATCAAGGGTAATGTGCCTGCAAATGCCTGGAAAGCATGCCCAGAAGGAAAGGAAAACCCGTTGACATAATATAAACTGTTAAGATCGAGATGTGCTACCATGGGGCGTGGACGAGCAAATAAATTCTTTAAAATAGGGTCAACAATTGGATTTCCAATTGCAGATATCATTATTGTTAATAAAAGCACAAGACGGTATGGTTTTAATTTATCAATTTTAAATGAAGCAATGTATATGATTAAAAGGGGGAATCCAACCACGTAAAGCATATATTTGGTGTAATAATACCAGAAATCTGCAAACACATAGTTAGCACGCAGGGAATTGAAACTGGCTACCAGGGAGTAATCAAAACCAGAAGTGAAATATGTCATTAATGCACATGCCCATAAAATAGCGGCACATAAAATCAAAATCAACTTTTTTTTGGTCCCAAAATCAAATAATTTTGGTTGGGAAGTTTCAGGGGTGTTAACAGCCATTTATCATCCACTCTGGTTAAAATCAGGTTTATAAATAATATATGGTGATTTTTCAAGCTAATAGATTTGGAATGGAGTATATTAATTTTAGGGATAATTATGGGTTATTCTTCCCATCTCTCCTCTTCTTCACAGTATTCTTTACCCCATTCACATAATGAGTCCAGGATTGGTAGGACCGAGTCTCCTTTCGGGGTTAATGAGTATTCAACCTTGGGAGGTACTTCTGGATAAACCTTTCTATTGATAATTCTATCTTTTTCCAATTCTCTCAAGGTTTTTGTCAACATTCGCTGACTTATATTAGGTAATTTATTATTTATTTCGCTAAATCTAAGTTTACCGTCTTTTAATGAGCATAATACTAATGATTTCCATTTTCCACCAATTTCATTAATGGCAGCTTCTACTGAGCATATGTATTCATGATTTTCTCCATTCTGAGGCATTTGATCACCTGGATATAATGTTTTCATTAGTACTAAAGGTGTATCTATTTATAGTGGATTAACTAATTAATGATATAATAGCTGGTACTAAGTATACTTTATGTAAGTATATATGTTCAGTGTCAGTACCTACTTTAAATACTATTAGTTACTTTTATATATTGTTGAAACTTTACCGAGGTGAAAAATATGCTAGCACAATTTGATTTACAACACTTTTGCTGTGGTCCTAAAGGCTGTCAAATAGAAGTTGAATACGGCGAAATGATGGACGCAGAATAAAAAAATTTCTTGATTTTTTTTCATTTTTACTTATTTACTTTATTTTCCCTTTTTTATTCATCTTCAAAGTTTTTTGATGTATTAAAATGACCATTATAGGGGGCACTAAATGGATGTTTTTGAAGCAATTGCTACAAGAAGAAGCATAAGAAAATATAAAAACAATGAAATAGAGGATGAAAAACTCGAAAAAATATTAGAATCTGCCAGGATTGCACCCTCTGCATCCAACAGGCAGGAATGGAAATTTATAGTGGTAAAAGATCAAAATACCCGGGATAAACTTGTTGAAGCTTCCCATGGTCAGAAATTTGTGGGAAAAGCGCCAGTTACCATTGTGGCCTGTTCAACAGAATCTGAAAGGGTTATGCCCTGCGGACAGTATGCTTACACTGTTGATCTATCAATTGCAGTATCCTTCATGATACTGGAGGCCACAGAACTTGGATTGGGAACTTGCTGGTTAGGTGCCTATGATGAAGATAAAGTTAAAGAGATTTTGGGCATTCCGGGTGGAATCAGAGTACCTGCAATGTTCACGTTAGGATATGCTGATGAAACTCCTGCAGCACGGCCGAGAAAGGACTTAGATGATATTATATGTTACGAAATGTATGAATAAAATTTATTTAAATTCTTTTTTTAGAACTAATCTTCTCAGATATTTTCTATTTTAATTTATTTTTCTCGATTTTCATTTATTATCCCTTTATTTCTACCATGGGGACAAACATAAACACATAATCCGCAAACTTTCCATTCTTCCCCTTCCCCTAAATATTTTTCACACTTCCGGGCATCATAACGCACCTCCCTGGCATCATTTTCCTTAAAATGAGTGCCTGTGAATGCAGATACCGGGCAAATATCCGCACATTCTGTGCAATCCCTGCAGTGGTCATCCATTATTTTGCCGGTGACTTCCAGGGGTGCATCAGTGAGTATTGTTATCCATCTTACTCGTGGCCCTGCTTTTGGAGTGACCAAGAGGCAGCTTTTCCCAATCCAGCCGTGTCCAGCCAGGTGTGCTGCCAGTTTATGGGATAAGACTGCACAGATCCGTTCATCATCGTATCGCTCTGAAGCAGGTATGGGAAGTGCACGAAAACCTTCATTCTGAATAATGCTGCTTAGAAGGGATGCTAAAAGATCTAACCGTTTGTTGATTATATCATAACCATGGTGACGATAGTTTACTGCCACTCTCCTTTCCTTTCGATGGGGAAGCTGGTCCACAATACTATCCATGATTCTAATTCCCAGTGAAATAGCTCGAGGGTAGGAGGCAACTTCATCCCCTCCCTGATCATGGATGAAATCCCTTGCTGGTGTAAGATCCGCCACTCCATAAAAATCAGCCCCTTCTTTAAGGGCCAACTCTCTGAGGTTCTCATTAAGTCTTGTGGGTTCATTCAATTTCATGGAATCATCTTCCACTCAAATACAGTTCTTTTACTCAAACAGTCTTTCGTTCATCAGTCTCCCATTACCCATATTAAACCAGTTAAATCCTTTAAAGCATTATTTCATGCCATAGAGCACTACAAAGTTGTAGTACTTATAATAAACATCCACATCCTTAAACCCAATTTCTTGAAGCCATTCCAGATTATCCTGGAGTCTGGCAGGATTGTCCAGTTTCATTCGGTCCAGTATTATCTTTTTTTCAGATTCAGAAAGGGAACCAACATCTATCTTTTCCATCCAGTTTCTCTGATATTCCTCTTCATTGGCAGGATGTGGTCCTGAAACCTGGTCGGCATTAATGAAAACTCCTCCTGGCTTGAGGTGCTGGTAGATCTTCTGGTACAGGAACTCCTTATCCTGGTGTTCTAAGTGATGTATGGATAGTGATGAAACTACAATATCAAATGTTCCCCCAAAATCATGTTTCAAATAATCCCCAACAATGAAACTGAAATTAGAATCTTTTTTTAAAGAATCATTGTTCATCCTGGCTCGGGCCACTTCCAGCATTTCCTCAGACAGATCCAGAAGAGTGAAATAACCCTGTGGATAACGTTCATGGAGATAACTGGTAAGAAGTCCTGTTCCAGCACCAAGATCCAGTATTTCAACTTGGGAACCAGTTACTGTGGCCAGATCAGAGGTTATCCTGTAAAGATCTTCCAGGCAGGGAATTACATGCTTCCGTTGTTGGTCATAAGAAGAAGCACCTTGATTGAATTTTTCCTTCAGTAACTGGTCAAGACTTTTTTCCTCCAAAGAGAATTCCTCCTATTGATATTTATTCTGGATTGTTAAATGTTAATCTTTTAACTTGTGAGTTTTTGACTGGTAAGCTTGTTCTAAATGCCGGTGTTTAATCTATGTTCGATCTGAAGCATTATTTAAACTTATAATCTATTACTTTTCCTGATTGGCTGTTTGTTCAAGGGTTAGGGATCGGGGACGGAATCCGTAACGTTCATAAAATGCCACAGCTTCCTGATTACCAATTGACACACGGACTGTCTTTTTATTTACTCCTTTTTTATTCATCCATTCCAGGGAGCGTTTAATCAGTTCATCACCAAGGCCATTTCCACGGCATCCTTTTTCAACATAGATTGAATCAATTTCCCCTTCTTTATCCTGGGAAATGGTGGTAATGCAGTAAGCCACCAGAATTCCTGATTCTTTATCTTTCACCAGGCCAATATGCATATCACCACCAAGAGACTTCTTTAAAAGAGCTTCTGCACGTCCGGAAAAGGTGAATTTTTCATAGTGCTCTTGGAAATTGGATTTTTGCTCGTGGTGGTGGTGATTCAACTTCTCCCACAGTGGTTGGATTAAATCCAGATCAAGAGCATCTGTTTCAATAAATGTTATATCTTCCATTAAATTATCCCCTAAATTGTGATTAAAATGAAATTTATTCGTTCGTCTTGAATTTCCATAATCTTTATTCATTTACAACTTAATCCCAAAGCATTAGGACAAATGGACCTACACAGATTACACTTCTTTAAAACATGTCCCCTCTGAGTTACAAAGTTTGATAATGGGCGACAGAGTTTTTGGCTGACTGTTAGTCCATCTAATGCTTTCTGGGGACAGGAATCAATACAAAGACCACATTCTTTTAAACATGCAGTATATGTTGCAATAGGGTCGCTTTCAAGTTCTAGGTTAACCAGAACCGCACCAATCTGGATCATGTTCCCATACTTTTCATTGATTAAAAGGGTGTTTTTTCCCAGAACACCTAAACCTGCCAGATATCCCGCATGTCGCAATGATAAAATCCCTTGGGCGTACTGATTTTCTTCTTCCCAATATTCTGAAGGATCATCTGATGGTATGGGGATGGCTTCTATCCTGGAATCTTCTAAAATCTGACAAAGATCAAATCCGATCCTATCTACTTCTTGAGTAGCCACGTTGTTCGCATGGGTGTATGGCACACAACTATTTGCAGATAAAGATCCAGCAGGAACTCTTTTAGCAAAAACTATCACGGATTTACATTTAGAATAAATATTTAATGGATTAAATCCGTGTGGGGTGTCATTAAATCTTTTCACACTGGCAATACCACAAAGATCAGCACCAAAATCCTTGGCCATACTTTTAATTTTTAAATGGTCCATGATACCAACTATTTTTTCGGGAAAGTTTTTTATGAATTTTTTAAAGGATTTTTTTTAATAGGATATTATTTTCAAATTAATCAGAGCAGTTTTACTCCAAATTCATTCTGCATAAGCCTGAAAGCGAATTTTTCATCATATTCATCCAGTCCAGCCACACAACTAACAGGTACTTCCACATCATAACCCCTTATGCCTCCCTCTGCAGCTGTAAAAAGTATGCAGATGTGGGTAACTGTACCTGTAATCCTCAATGTATCTATTTCCAGATCTTTCAGGACTTCATCCAGATCTGTATTGTAGAATGCAGAGTAGGTGGTTTTTTCAATGAAAATATCCTCATCCTTTTGCTCTAAATCCCCAATCACTTCTGATCCAGCAGTGCCTTTGATGGCATGAACTGGCCAGTTCATCTTCACAAATTCCCTATCCTGCT
Protein-coding sequences here:
- a CDS encoding molecular chaperone (PFAM: Hsp70 protein); this encodes MAKTEKIIGIDLGTSNSAAAVLVGGKPTIIPSAEGATQYGKSFPSYVAFTDDGQRLVGEPARRQAVTNPEKTITSIKRQMGTSYKVDISGKQYTPQEISAFILQKIKKDAEAFLGEEVKKAV
- a CDS encoding molecular chaperone GrpE (heat shock protein) (PFAM: GrpE) gives rise to the protein MTDKKDVAQMKDDLKELESEIQKKNDEIKEKEEEITSKDEKIAQYQEQVLRLQADFENFKKRTEKELSDQIHYANEKLILKVLDSYEDLERALKSGESNDLHDGVEMIYQNLKKILEGEGLEEIPAQGEKFDPYQHEALMAEAHDDFKNGEIIAELCKGYKLNSKVIKYSKVKVCKKTDEKTNEK
- a CDS encoding putative transcriptional regulator (PFAM: Bacterial regulatory protein, arsR family); the encoded protein is MDLELLLDVMGCKTRRDILDLLRDEPRFVSQISRELEIGQKAIIEHLRAMEEAGLLSSNFQKIERGRPRKYYDISNDVEFQIFISHGTIRVKSPGHEFQELQILEERARMGEDVSSELENLIQNYDEAKKLAEILLRQVDERKRAVKIRSLNLPVMFGGEESQDEKP
- a CDS encoding (NiFe) hydrogenase maturation protein HypF (PFAM: HypF finger; yrdC domain; Acylphosphatase~TIGRFAM: [NiFe] hydrogenase maturation protein HypF); this encodes MKKARILVQGIVQGVGFRPNVYRIAKAQGINGYVRNLGNVVEIVVEGDEKDIIAFSKDLKVKKPPISKIDSVKIEWLSKSTSSEFTAFQILESSSDFSGSSVIPPDVATCDRCMKEVMQTGDRRYLYPFTACTDCGPRFTVINAIPYDRDRTSMEKFPLCPDCLDEYQDPEDRRYHAEATCCPVCGPEVFLYRERRVESDNPIKEAARMLDEGNVLAIKGIGGTHLVASTVDDLPVIKLRKRLGRMNQPFACMSSDIPTICSFAEVADYEEETLLSRNRPIVVLKKNNDYYLSSHVAPDLHNLGVMLPYSALHHLLFTYTDAPAYIMTSANMPGEPMLTQNQEIISKLEGVADYYLLHNREIINRCDDSVVRFRGGDMAFIRRSRGYVPEPYDFSSISTDLNVLALGPEIDVTFSLLKEGKCYVSQHIGDTTKYETFLYLQKAIDHMMRITRTQNIDMVACDLHPQFFTTKLAQELGERFKCPVLKVQHHHAHAAALSMDWGVNEFICIAADGVGYGADGGAWGGEILYFNGSEYERMASLMPQKMPGGDLTTRYPARMMMAMLYPYYNEEEIVDLMKTHYLDYFPHGTKEVDIVASQLQKKFNLTETTSTGRVLDALSACLHISGERTYEGECAMKLESTAYHGEDISDIPVKILHHEDRDVLDTSHLLLSVLKRKLQGEPVKDLACSAQRAVSQGLAELAKKSAYKKGVDIIGGSGGVFYNEAISMTIKEVVEDAGYTFIQHKNSCAGDGSVSMGQAAVAALKCGKKF
- a CDS encoding NCAIR mutase-like protein (PFAM: AIR carboxylase): MKKILQELINGKLSVEEAEKMLKTMQIVELEDFAKIDAGRGLRTGFPEAIFAEGKDDQDLIKIIQGCAKHGRVMVTRLEEDRYHNIKDELNFIQNKSLKVEYNQKARILLIKDGEIEKQGKIGVITAGTSDIPVAEEARVVAEEAGCEVLTSYDVGVAGIHRLFPKIRWMLESDVKAIIVVAGMEGALPSVVAGLVDVPVIGVPTSVGYGVGEGGFAALNAMLQSCAPGIAVVNIDNGFGAAVFAAIVVKQTIND
- a CDS encoding membrane-associated phospholipid phosphatase (PFAM: PAP2 superfamily); translation: MAVNTPETSQPKLFDFGTKKKLILILCAAILWACALMTYFTSGFDYSLVASFNSLRANYVFADFWYYYTKYMLYVVGFPLLIIYIASFKIDKLKPYRLVLLLTIMISAIGNPIVDPILKNLFARPRPMVAHLDLNSLYYVNGFSFPSGHAFQAFAGTLPLIICFLTNDTTFKRNWKKIILALILLIYAITLAFSRVIVGVHYLSDVLFGIGFAIILMVILGSLLQWLLDKDYLNLQNEKWYALVFVTLTLINTILIR
- a CDS encoding putative transcriptional regulator (PFAM: HxlR-like helix-turn-helix); the encoded protein is MPQNGENHEYICSVEAAINEIGGKWKSLVLCSLKDGKLRFSEINNKLPNISQRMLTKTLRELEKDRIINRKVYPEVPPKVEYSLTPKGDSVLPILDSLCEWGKEYCEEEERWEE
- a CDS encoding nitroreductase (PFAM: Nitroreductase family) gives rise to the protein MDVFEAIATRRSIRKYKNNEIEDEKLEKILESARIAPSASNRQEWKFIVVKDQNTRDKLVEASHGQKFVGKAPVTIVACSTESERVMPCGQYAYTVDLSIAVSFMILEATELGLGTCWLGAYDEDKVKEILGIPGGIRVPAMFTLGYADETPAARPRKDLDDIICYEMYE
- a CDS encoding hypothetical protein (TIGRFAM: iron-sulfur cluster binding protein, putative), whose product is MKLNEPTRLNENLRELALKEGADFYGVADLTPARDFIHDQGGDEVASYPRAISLGIRIMDSIVDQLPHRKERRVAVNYRHHGYDIINKRLDLLASLLSSIIQNEGFRALPIPASERYDDERICAVLSHKLAAHLAGHGWIGKSCLLVTPKAGPRVRWITILTDAPLEVTGKIMDDHCRDCTECADICPVSAFTGTHFKENDAREVRYDARKCEKYLGEGEEWKVCGLCVYVCPHGRNKGIINENREK
- a CDS encoding methylase involved in ubiquinone/menaquinone biosynthesis (PFAM: Methyltransferase domain), giving the protein MEEKSLDQLLKEKFNQGASSYDQQRKHVIPCLEDLYRITSDLATVTGSQVEILDLGAGTGLLTSYLHERYPQGYFTLLDLSEEMLEVARARMNNDSLKKDSNFSFIVGDYLKHDFGGTFDIVVSSLSIHHLEHQDKEFLYQKIYQHLKPGGVFINADQVSGPHPANEEEYQRNWMEKIDVGSLSESEKKIILDRMKLDNPARLQDNLEWLQEIGFKDVDVYYKYYNFVVLYGMK
- a CDS encoding acetyltransferase (PFAM: Acetyltransferase (GNAT) family) produces the protein MEDITFIETDALDLDLIQPLWEKLNHHHHEQKSNFQEHYEKFTFSGRAEALLKKSLGGDMHIGLVKDKESGILVAYCITTISQDKEGEIDSIYVEKGCRGNGLGDELIKRSLEWMNKKGVNKKTVRVSIGNQEAVAFYERYGFRPRSLTLEQTANQEK
- a CDS encoding nicotinamidase-like amidase (PFAM: Isochorismatase family), with amino-acid sequence MKDKKALLIIDMLNDFVREGAPLEVPSTRNIIPHLKKEIEEARREGVSIIYVCDTHDQQDREFVKMNWPVHAIKGTAGSEVIGDLEQKDEDIFIEKTTYSAFYNTDLDEVLKDLEIDTLRITGTVTHICILFTAAEGGIRGYDVEVPVSCVAGLDEYDEKFAFRLMQNEFGVKLL